In Ammoniphilus sp. CFH 90114, the genomic window TCATGAAACGACCACAAAAGAAGAAATGATTGAAAAACTCCGATACGGAATCAGTGTGTTCATGAGAGAGGGCTCTTCCCAGAGGAATATGGCAGAGTGTATTCGAGCCATAACGGAAGAAGGATTAGATTCTCGTCGGGCGATTCTTGTTTCGGATGATATGGTCCCTGAGGATTTATTAAAGTTCGGACATATGAATGATATTGTGCGTAGAACGATTGCTCAAGGTGTCGATCCGGTTGAAGCGATTCAAATGGTGACGATTAATCCTGCTGCCCATTTCGGGTTCCAGGATCGCGGGCTACTCGCACCAGGTAAAAAAGCCGATATTGCTGTCATTAGTGACCTCAATCAGATGTCGATTGAACAAGTCTATATTGACGGTAAGAAAGTAGCTGAACGTGGAGAACTTGTTATTGATATTCCTTCCTATATTTATCCGGACACCGTGAAGAAGTCCGTTAAGCGTAAGCCTGTAAAAGTAGAGGAGCTATATATTGAGGCAAATGGAAGCCAAGCTCGAGTTCGTGCGATCGAAGTGATACCTGATCAGAACCTGACGGGGGCAAAAGAATTTACCTTATCCGTCAAATCCGGAGTTGTCCAGCCTTGTCTTCAGCAGGATGTGTTGCCCTTGTTAGTAGTAGAAAGACACGGCCGTAGTGGAAAGATTGGAAAGACCTTCATGAACGGCTTCAAGCTGAAGAGCGGCGCAATTGCGGAGAGTGTTGCGCATGATACGCATAATATTATTGTGTGCGGGACGAACTATGAAGATATGGTCATTGCGATCAATCGCGTCATTTCCATGAATGGCGGAATTGCCATGATTAAAGATGGTAAGGTAGTCGGAGATCTTCCTCTGCGTGTTGGCGGACTCATGACGGATGAGCTGACAGGGAAGGAAATGAGTGAAAAAATCGCCGAACTGCATCGTTTAGCAGAAGAGGAGCTGGGCTGCGGCATCCATGTCCCATTCATGCATCTATCCTTCGTATCTTTAGTAACAAGTCCAAAATGGAAGATTACGGATATGGGATTGATAGAAGTAGATAACTATCAAATCATTCCAACTGTTATTTCATAGAGGAAGGAGGCTCATAATGGGATTTCGTTTAATCGATCTAACACAAGAAATCTATCAGGGGATGCCTGTGTTTCCTTTGCACCAGGGAACGTTGATCTTTCCTAATATTACACACGAAGAGTCTATGAAGAAGATTGGTTTTCCTTTTGCTACGAATAATCTTCTTATCAATGAACATGGGCCAACACATAGCGATGCAGTATATGAGTATGATCCAAATGGGGCAACGATTGATGAAATGCCATTGGAGTACTTTTACGGGCCGGCAATTTGTCTGGATTTATCCCATATTCCTGCTAGTGTTTATATCAAAAAAGGAGATTTGGAAAATGCACTTGCCAAATCAAACCTTCATATTGATAAAGGAGATATCGTCCTTCTCTATACGGGTCATTACAATCGGTCATATGGGACAGAGGATTGGTTAACCCGACATACGGGATTGACGTATGACGCGGCAAAGTGGCTGGCTCAGCAGGGGGTCGTCAACATCGGAATAGATGCACCAGCCATTGATCATCCCGATGATCCTCGGTATTCCGGGCATCAGGTATGCCGTGAGTTTGCCATTACGAATACTGAAAATCTATGTAATCTTGATCAAGTAGCGGGAAAAAGGTTTCTCTACTTTGGGTTGCCACTGAAAATTAGAAAAGGAACGGGTTCACCGGTCCGTGCGGTTGCCGTATTCGTGGAGTAGCTTAGTACTATTCGGGTAAGGGGGGACAATGGTTGATTAATCAGCACTTATATATAAAGGAAGAAATTGTGATTCCTCCGTATTCAGGAAGGAGTGTTCTCGTACGGGCGGGAGAAGAACTGGTCATTATTGATGTAGAAGGTAAGCAGGTCGGGGACTTCGTCTGCTTCAACTATGCTCTTCCCGAGGAGCATGTGTCTCCTGTACATATGCGTGCTTCGTTAAGCAGTATCCGACTGAAAGAAGGAGATTATCTTTACAGCAATAGGCGCAAACCTCTCATGCAAATGGTTAAGGATACCGTAGGGAGACATGACTTCTTCTTTCCGGCTTGTGATTACTGGCGCTACAAGATGGACTTCAACATGGAAGACCATCCTAACTGTCACGACAATTTAAGAGATGCTCTGGCAAAGTATCAGCTTGATCATCTTCCTATTCCAGATCCTATCAATTGGTTCATGAATAATGCGCTGGATGAGAATTGGGATTATGTGATTGAAGAACCGTTTTCTAAGCCTGGTGATTATGTGCAACTTAAGGCCTTACATGATGTTGTGGTGGCGGTTTCGACGTGTTCACAGGATATGGCACCTGTAAATGGCTTTAAAGTAACCTCGCTTAAGTTACAGGTATTAGCTCAAAGATAGAACGTGAATAGGATAGGGGTAGAAGAGACGACCGGTTATCTTCTATCCTTTTAATCCCTCAAGCTTTCGTCTGCTGCTCTCTGTTATTCAATTTTCTTGTAATGGATGGCAGAAAGGAGTATATGATACTCCATGTGGCTGTGGTTAGTTCAGCTTCTTTACCCTATGATTGGGAGGTCCTTCGACCTCTTCTTTTTGTTTGGCGGGACTTAGGGAGGGCGTGGAAGGCAGTTAAGGGAACCCAATCCGGTTATTTTCAAAAATGCGGAGTTTTGGGCGGATATAAGGGAAGTAATCCCGACTATTTAATTAAATTGAAGAAAAACTAAGGGCTTTACATGATATAACGGAATATTTTCCCTCTATTTCCTCCTCTTTTTAGCCGAAAATAGAAATAGCAGGAAAAACTCCTGCTATTTCCTTAACTAGCCTAGTAGCTCCGGTTTAAAACGTTTTGCTAGTAATCTATGTGCCTCATTCGGATCAATATCCCACACTAAAAGCCCCTCCGTACTCGGCGTAAG contains:
- a CDS encoding cyclase family protein; translation: MGFRLIDLTQEIYQGMPVFPLHQGTLIFPNITHEESMKKIGFPFATNNLLINEHGPTHSDAVYEYDPNGATIDEMPLEYFYGPAICLDLSHIPASVYIKKGDLENALAKSNLHIDKGDIVLLYTGHYNRSYGTEDWLTRHTGLTYDAAKWLAQQGVVNIGIDAPAIDHPDDPRYSGHQVCREFAITNTENLCNLDQVAGKRFLYFGLPLKIRKGTGSPVRAVAVFVE
- the ade gene encoding adenine deaminase; amino-acid sequence: MNTRTLKQVMQWRQLIDTLMDSNQFADLVLKSGYFINVVTREIYMADVAIKGEHILMVGDASDLIGPKTKVENVQGKFISPGFIDSHMHFESAMLTVTEFSKLSIPTGTTTLIADPHEIGNVLGVMGMKAMIEEAKTLPNKVLYTVPCLTPDVPGLETAGYDVNSKDMEELLNDPYVQGIGEIQGFANVRPVFDHAPEIITDQLASVSYAKSIGKTVEGNCPGLFGKELAAHIISGGAHISCHETTTKEEMIEKLRYGISVFMREGSSQRNMAECIRAITEEGLDSRRAILVSDDMVPEDLLKFGHMNDIVRRTIAQGVDPVEAIQMVTINPAAHFGFQDRGLLAPGKKADIAVISDLNQMSIEQVYIDGKKVAERGELVIDIPSYIYPDTVKKSVKRKPVKVEELYIEANGSQARVRAIEVIPDQNLTGAKEFTLSVKSGVVQPCLQQDVLPLLVVERHGRSGKIGKTFMNGFKLKSGAIAESVAHDTHNIIVCGTNYEDMVIAINRVISMNGGIAMIKDGKVVGDLPLRVGGLMTDELTGKEMSEKIAELHRLAEEELGCGIHVPFMHLSFVSLVTSPKWKITDMGLIEVDNYQIIPTVIS
- a CDS encoding DUF1989 domain-containing protein gives rise to the protein MINQHLYIKEEIVIPPYSGRSVLVRAGEELVIIDVEGKQVGDFVCFNYALPEEHVSPVHMRASLSSIRLKEGDYLYSNRRKPLMQMVKDTVGRHDFFFPACDYWRYKMDFNMEDHPNCHDNLRDALAKYQLDHLPIPDPINWFMNNALDENWDYVIEEPFSKPGDYVQLKALHDVVVAVSTCSQDMAPVNGFKVTSLKLQVLAQR